From Mauremys reevesii isolate NIE-2019 linkage group 10, ASM1616193v1, whole genome shotgun sequence, the proteins below share one genomic window:
- the ARHGAP17 gene encoding rho GTPase-activating protein 17 isoform X4, translated as MKKQFNRMRLLANQTVGRAEKTEVLSEDLLQIERRLDTVRSVCHISQKRLIACFQGQYGTDADKRHKKLPLTAFAQNMQEGSVQLSDDTLLGKMLDTCGDAENKLAVELSHHEVQIEKEILDPLSLLTEGEIPNIQKQRKQLAKLVLDWDSARARYSQACKTSGTNFQMHPSKIDSLKEEMDEAGNKVEQCKDQLAADMYNFVSKEGEYARYFVMLLEAQADYHRKSLAVLEKALPEIQAHQDKWTEKPAFGTPLEEHLKRSGREIALPIEACVMMLLETGMKEEGLFRIAAGASKLKKLKAALDCSTSQLDEFYSDPHAVAGALKSYLRELPEPLMTYSLYEEWTQAANIQDQDKKLQELWKICARLPKANLANFRYLIKFLATLAQNSDINKMTPSNIAIVLGPNLLWAKTEGSLAEMAAATSVHVVAIIEPIIQHADWFFPEDVDFNVSGAFVALPATNSNHSSQLGSESESGTLERKRPVSMAVMEGDLLKKEGFGVKVVDFQVNPRRCGTINRKHTSPAFQPPLPPTEAGMLAQPVAEQHSQGSVAETSPVSATFAPFAGTAEHLQSQGNEDVSTSKPRDTAASTTPPPVRNGGHLSTMQNQPQSSSSSNQLCVSQPQNAAGPSPHAVRRAVKKPAPAPPKPPPGQPGNHGSTAAAQLPSVSPKPPPRSPSPPGQLTNAGAVQTSTSSQVSAPRRYSSSLSPIQAPNHPPPQPPTQATPPLHPKLNSQVSSPPAVPSGEYGPEQPSCTPPQTPTPPDTPPLGKHNASSALFPLQSSTQETSQSHSPPQTGTLSRPKPVPKPRNRPNVPPPPHPPVSQSSGDSVLTNPTQTASKIITDV; from the exons GGCTGAGAAAACTGAAGTCCTCAGTGAAGATCTATTACAG ATTGAGAGACGTCTGGACACAGTGAGATCTGTTTGCCATATTTCACAGAAGCGGCTAATAGCATGTTTTCAGGGCCAGTATGGCACCGATGCTGATAAAAGACAT AAAAAGCTTCCTCTAACAGCTTTTGCTCAAAATATGCAAGAAGGATCTGTCCAGCTAAGCGATGACACTCTGTTGGG gaaGATGCTTGACACTTGCGGTGATGCAGAGAATAAACTGGCAGTAGAGCTCTCTCACCATGAGGTACAGATTGAAAAAGAAATTTTAGACCCACTAAGCCTACTAACAGAG GGAGAAATCCCCAATATTCAGAAGCAGAGGAAACAGCTTGCAAAGTTGGTTTTGGACTGGGATTCTGCAAGAGCTAG ATATAGCCAAGCCTGCAAGACTTCAGGAACTAATTTTCAAATGCATCCATCAAAAATAGATTCCCTTAAGGAAGAGATGGATGAGGCTGGAAATAAAGTAGAACAATGCAAG GATCAACTTGCTGCAGATATGTATAACTTTGTGTCCAAAGAAGGGGAATATGCCAGATACTTTGTCATG ttatTAGAAGCACAAGCAGATTACCATAGAAAATCATTAGCAGTCTTAGAAAAGGCCCTCCCTGAAATTCAAGCCCATCAAG ACAAATGGACAGAAAAGCCAGCCTTTGGAACGCCACTGGAAGAGCATCTCAAACGCAGTGGTCGTGAAATTGCACTCCCAATTGAAGCCTGTGTAATGATGCTCTTGGAAACAGGAATGAAGGAGGAG GGCTTATTCAGAATTGCTGCTGGAGCCTCCAAGTTAAAGAAACTGAAAGCTGCATTGGACTGTTCTACTTCCCAGCTCGATGAATTTTATTCAGACCCCCATGCTGTTGCAG GTGCCCTGAAGTCTTATTTACGAGAGTTGCCTGAACCTTTAATGACCTACAGTCTGTATGAAGAATGGACGCAAGCTGCAAA CATACAGGACCAGGACAAGAAGCTACAAGAATTATGGAAAATTTGTGCAAGATTGCCAAAGGCTAACCTAGCTAATTTCAG GTATCTAATCAAATTCCTAGCAACACTTGCACAGAACAGTGACATTAACAAAATGACCCCCAGCAACATTGCAATAGTGTTAGGCCCCAACTTGCTGTGGGCAAAGACTGAAGG ATCTCTTGCTGAAATGGCAGCAGCAACTTCTGTCCACGTGGTAGCAATTATAGAGCCAATAATTCAGCATGCAGACTGGTTCTTCCCTGAAG ATGTGGATTTTAATGTATCTGGAGCATTTGTTGCTTTACCTGCCACTAATTCCAATCACTCCTCCCAACTTGGGAGTGAGTCTGAGTCGGGGACACTGGAGAGGAAGAGGCCTGTCAGCATGGCTGTAATGGAAGGCGATTTGCTGAAGAAGGAAGG CTTTGGTGTCAAGGTTGTGGACTTCCAAGTGAATCCTCGGAGATGTGGCACTATAAATAGAAAGCACACATCCCCAGCTTTCCAGCCACCACTTCCACCTACTGAGGCTGGCATGCTGGCTCAGCCTGTAGCAGAGCAGCATTCACAGGGTTCTGTGGCTGAAACCAGCCCAGTAAGTGCAACTTTTGCTCCCTTTGCTGGCACAGCAGAACATTTACAAAGTCAAGGAAATGAGGATGTCAG TACCTCAAAGCCCAGGGACACTGCAGCTTCAACTACTCCTCCACCTGTGAGAAATGGTGGGCACTTGAGCACTATGCAGAACCAGCCGCAGTCATCCAGTAGCTCTAACCAGCTTTGTGTTAGTCAACCACAGAATGCTGCTGGTCCCAGCCCCCACGCAGTGAGGCGAG CTGTTAAAAAGCCTGCACCAGCACCTCCCAAGCCTCCACCTGGGCAGCCAGGAAACCATGGTTctactgcagcagctcagctACCTTCTGTCTCTCCAAAACCACCCCCAAgaagtccttctcctcctggtCAACTTACAAACGCTGGGGCAGTCCAGACTTCCACCTCTTCCCAGGTTTCTGCGCCTCGGAGATACTCCAGCAGCCTCTCCCCAATACAAGCTCCTAACCACCCACCTCCACAGCCCCCAACACAGGCtactcctccactgcaccctaAACTAAATAGTCAAGTATCTTCTCCACCTGCTGTACCTAGTGGCGAATATGGACCTGAACAGCCATCTTGTACTCCTCCTCAGACTCCAACGCCACCTGATACGCCTCCTCTAGGAAAACACAATGCTAGCTCAGCACTATTTCCGCTGCAGTCGTCTACCCAAGAAACTTCGCAGTCTCATTCTCCTCCTCAGACTGGTACATTATCGAGACCAAAGCCAGTACCAAAACCCCGGAACCGACCTAATgttcccccaccacctcatcctccTGTTTCTCAGTCATCTGGAGACAGTGTTCTTACAAATCCCACTCAAACTGCTTCCAAAATAATAACTG ATGTTTGA
- the ARHGAP17 gene encoding rho GTPase-activating protein 17 isoform X3: MKKQFNRMRLLANQTVGRAEKTEVLSEDLLQIERRLDTVRSVCHISQKRLIACFQGQYGTDADKRHKKLPLTAFAQNMQEGSVQLSDDTLLGKMLDTCGDAENKLAVELSHHEVQIEKEILDPLSLLTEGEIPNIQKQRKQLAKLVLDWDSARARYSQACKTSGTNFQMHPSKIDSLKEEMDEAGNKVEQCKDQLAADMYNFVSKEGEYARYFVMLLEAQADYHRKSLAVLEKALPEIQAHQDKWTEKPAFGTPLEEHLKRSGREIALPIEACVMMLLETGMKEEGLFRIAAGASKLKKLKAALDCSTSQLDEFYSDPHAVAGALKSYLRELPEPLMTYSLYEEWTQAANIQDQDKKLQELWKICARLPKANLANFRYLIKFLATLAQNSDINKMTPSNIAIVLGPNLLWAKTEGSLAEMAAATSVHVVAIIEPIIQHADWFFPEDVDFNVSGAFVALPATNSNHSSQLGSESESGTLERKRPVSMAVMEGDLLKKEGFGVKVVDFQVNPRRCGTINRKHTSPAFQPPLPPTEAGMLAQPVAEQHSQGSVAETSPVSATFAPFAGTAEHLQSQGNEDVSTSKPRDTAASTTPPPVRNGGHLSTMQNQPQSSSSSNQLCVSQPQNAAGPSPHAVRRAVKKPAPAPPKPPPGQPGNHGSTAAAQLPSVSPKPPPRSPSPPGQLTNAGAVQTSTSSQVSAPRRYSSSLSPIQAPNHPPPQPPTQATPPLHPKLNSQVSSPPAVPSGEYGPEQPSCTPPQTPTPPDTPPLGKHNASSALFPLQSSTQETSQSHSPPQTGTLSRPKPVPKPRNRPNVPPPPHPPVSQSSGDSVLTNPTQTASKIITGGEGYCE, encoded by the exons GGCTGAGAAAACTGAAGTCCTCAGTGAAGATCTATTACAG ATTGAGAGACGTCTGGACACAGTGAGATCTGTTTGCCATATTTCACAGAAGCGGCTAATAGCATGTTTTCAGGGCCAGTATGGCACCGATGCTGATAAAAGACAT AAAAAGCTTCCTCTAACAGCTTTTGCTCAAAATATGCAAGAAGGATCTGTCCAGCTAAGCGATGACACTCTGTTGGG gaaGATGCTTGACACTTGCGGTGATGCAGAGAATAAACTGGCAGTAGAGCTCTCTCACCATGAGGTACAGATTGAAAAAGAAATTTTAGACCCACTAAGCCTACTAACAGAG GGAGAAATCCCCAATATTCAGAAGCAGAGGAAACAGCTTGCAAAGTTGGTTTTGGACTGGGATTCTGCAAGAGCTAG ATATAGCCAAGCCTGCAAGACTTCAGGAACTAATTTTCAAATGCATCCATCAAAAATAGATTCCCTTAAGGAAGAGATGGATGAGGCTGGAAATAAAGTAGAACAATGCAAG GATCAACTTGCTGCAGATATGTATAACTTTGTGTCCAAAGAAGGGGAATATGCCAGATACTTTGTCATG ttatTAGAAGCACAAGCAGATTACCATAGAAAATCATTAGCAGTCTTAGAAAAGGCCCTCCCTGAAATTCAAGCCCATCAAG ACAAATGGACAGAAAAGCCAGCCTTTGGAACGCCACTGGAAGAGCATCTCAAACGCAGTGGTCGTGAAATTGCACTCCCAATTGAAGCCTGTGTAATGATGCTCTTGGAAACAGGAATGAAGGAGGAG GGCTTATTCAGAATTGCTGCTGGAGCCTCCAAGTTAAAGAAACTGAAAGCTGCATTGGACTGTTCTACTTCCCAGCTCGATGAATTTTATTCAGACCCCCATGCTGTTGCAG GTGCCCTGAAGTCTTATTTACGAGAGTTGCCTGAACCTTTAATGACCTACAGTCTGTATGAAGAATGGACGCAAGCTGCAAA CATACAGGACCAGGACAAGAAGCTACAAGAATTATGGAAAATTTGTGCAAGATTGCCAAAGGCTAACCTAGCTAATTTCAG GTATCTAATCAAATTCCTAGCAACACTTGCACAGAACAGTGACATTAACAAAATGACCCCCAGCAACATTGCAATAGTGTTAGGCCCCAACTTGCTGTGGGCAAAGACTGAAGG ATCTCTTGCTGAAATGGCAGCAGCAACTTCTGTCCACGTGGTAGCAATTATAGAGCCAATAATTCAGCATGCAGACTGGTTCTTCCCTGAAG ATGTGGATTTTAATGTATCTGGAGCATTTGTTGCTTTACCTGCCACTAATTCCAATCACTCCTCCCAACTTGGGAGTGAGTCTGAGTCGGGGACACTGGAGAGGAAGAGGCCTGTCAGCATGGCTGTAATGGAAGGCGATTTGCTGAAGAAGGAAGG CTTTGGTGTCAAGGTTGTGGACTTCCAAGTGAATCCTCGGAGATGTGGCACTATAAATAGAAAGCACACATCCCCAGCTTTCCAGCCACCACTTCCACCTACTGAGGCTGGCATGCTGGCTCAGCCTGTAGCAGAGCAGCATTCACAGGGTTCTGTGGCTGAAACCAGCCCAGTAAGTGCAACTTTTGCTCCCTTTGCTGGCACAGCAGAACATTTACAAAGTCAAGGAAATGAGGATGTCAG TACCTCAAAGCCCAGGGACACTGCAGCTTCAACTACTCCTCCACCTGTGAGAAATGGTGGGCACTTGAGCACTATGCAGAACCAGCCGCAGTCATCCAGTAGCTCTAACCAGCTTTGTGTTAGTCAACCACAGAATGCTGCTGGTCCCAGCCCCCACGCAGTGAGGCGAG CTGTTAAAAAGCCTGCACCAGCACCTCCCAAGCCTCCACCTGGGCAGCCAGGAAACCATGGTTctactgcagcagctcagctACCTTCTGTCTCTCCAAAACCACCCCCAAgaagtccttctcctcctggtCAACTTACAAACGCTGGGGCAGTCCAGACTTCCACCTCTTCCCAGGTTTCTGCGCCTCGGAGATACTCCAGCAGCCTCTCCCCAATACAAGCTCCTAACCACCCACCTCCACAGCCCCCAACACAGGCtactcctccactgcaccctaAACTAAATAGTCAAGTATCTTCTCCACCTGCTGTACCTAGTGGCGAATATGGACCTGAACAGCCATCTTGTACTCCTCCTCAGACTCCAACGCCACCTGATACGCCTCCTCTAGGAAAACACAATGCTAGCTCAGCACTATTTCCGCTGCAGTCGTCTACCCAAGAAACTTCGCAGTCTCATTCTCCTCCTCAGACTGGTACATTATCGAGACCAAAGCCAGTACCAAAACCCCGGAACCGACCTAATgttcccccaccacctcatcctccTGTTTCTCAGTCATCTGGAGACAGTGTTCTTACAAATCCCACTCAAACTGCTTCCAAAATAATAACTG GTGGGGAAGGTTACTGCGAATAA
- the ARHGAP17 gene encoding rho GTPase-activating protein 17 isoform X2: MEVQQMKQLLAEKTEVLSEDLLQIERRLDTVRSVCHISQKRLIACFQGQYGTDADKRHKKLPLTAFAQNMQEGSVQLSDDTLLGKMLDTCGDAENKLAVELSHHEVQIEKEILDPLSLLTEGEIPNIQKQRKQLAKLVLDWDSARARYSQACKTSGTNFQMHPSKIDSLKEEMDEAGNKVEQCKDQLAADMYNFVSKEGEYARYFVMLLEAQADYHRKSLAVLEKALPEIQAHQDKWTEKPAFGTPLEEHLKRSGREIALPIEACVMMLLETGMKEEGLFRIAAGASKLKKLKAALDCSTSQLDEFYSDPHAVAGALKSYLRELPEPLMTYSLYEEWTQAANIQDQDKKLQELWKICARLPKANLANFRYLIKFLATLAQNSDINKMTPSNIAIVLGPNLLWAKTEGSLAEMAAATSVHVVAIIEPIIQHADWFFPEDVDFNVSGAFVALPATNSNHSSQLGSESESGTLERKRPVSMAVMEGDLLKKEGFGVKVVDFQVNPRRCGTINRKHTSPAFQPPLPPTEAGMLAQPVAEQHSQGSVAETSPVSATFAPFAGTAEHLQSQGNEDVSTSKPRDTAASTTPPPVRNGGHLSTMQNQPQSSSSSNQLCVSQPQNAAGPSPHAVRRAVKKPAPAPPKPPPGQPGNHGSTAAAQLPSVSPKPPPRSPSPPGQLTNAGAVQTSTSSQVSAPRRYSSSLSPIQAPNHPPPQPPTQATPPLHPKLNSQVSSPPAVPSGEYGPEQPSCTPPQTPTPPDTPPLGKHNASSALFPLQSSTQETSQSHSPPQTGTLSRPKPVPKPRNRPNVPPPPHPPVSQSSGDSVLTNPTQTASKIITDSNSNVQEPLRRLSSELPTESASKELHNHLVLNVDNDTESTAL, encoded by the exons ATGGAGGTGCAACAAATGAAGCAACTTTT GGCTGAGAAAACTGAAGTCCTCAGTGAAGATCTATTACAG ATTGAGAGACGTCTGGACACAGTGAGATCTGTTTGCCATATTTCACAGAAGCGGCTAATAGCATGTTTTCAGGGCCAGTATGGCACCGATGCTGATAAAAGACAT AAAAAGCTTCCTCTAACAGCTTTTGCTCAAAATATGCAAGAAGGATCTGTCCAGCTAAGCGATGACACTCTGTTGGG gaaGATGCTTGACACTTGCGGTGATGCAGAGAATAAACTGGCAGTAGAGCTCTCTCACCATGAGGTACAGATTGAAAAAGAAATTTTAGACCCACTAAGCCTACTAACAGAG GGAGAAATCCCCAATATTCAGAAGCAGAGGAAACAGCTTGCAAAGTTGGTTTTGGACTGGGATTCTGCAAGAGCTAG ATATAGCCAAGCCTGCAAGACTTCAGGAACTAATTTTCAAATGCATCCATCAAAAATAGATTCCCTTAAGGAAGAGATGGATGAGGCTGGAAATAAAGTAGAACAATGCAAG GATCAACTTGCTGCAGATATGTATAACTTTGTGTCCAAAGAAGGGGAATATGCCAGATACTTTGTCATG ttatTAGAAGCACAAGCAGATTACCATAGAAAATCATTAGCAGTCTTAGAAAAGGCCCTCCCTGAAATTCAAGCCCATCAAG ACAAATGGACAGAAAAGCCAGCCTTTGGAACGCCACTGGAAGAGCATCTCAAACGCAGTGGTCGTGAAATTGCACTCCCAATTGAAGCCTGTGTAATGATGCTCTTGGAAACAGGAATGAAGGAGGAG GGCTTATTCAGAATTGCTGCTGGAGCCTCCAAGTTAAAGAAACTGAAAGCTGCATTGGACTGTTCTACTTCCCAGCTCGATGAATTTTATTCAGACCCCCATGCTGTTGCAG GTGCCCTGAAGTCTTATTTACGAGAGTTGCCTGAACCTTTAATGACCTACAGTCTGTATGAAGAATGGACGCAAGCTGCAAA CATACAGGACCAGGACAAGAAGCTACAAGAATTATGGAAAATTTGTGCAAGATTGCCAAAGGCTAACCTAGCTAATTTCAG GTATCTAATCAAATTCCTAGCAACACTTGCACAGAACAGTGACATTAACAAAATGACCCCCAGCAACATTGCAATAGTGTTAGGCCCCAACTTGCTGTGGGCAAAGACTGAAGG ATCTCTTGCTGAAATGGCAGCAGCAACTTCTGTCCACGTGGTAGCAATTATAGAGCCAATAATTCAGCATGCAGACTGGTTCTTCCCTGAAG ATGTGGATTTTAATGTATCTGGAGCATTTGTTGCTTTACCTGCCACTAATTCCAATCACTCCTCCCAACTTGGGAGTGAGTCTGAGTCGGGGACACTGGAGAGGAAGAGGCCTGTCAGCATGGCTGTAATGGAAGGCGATTTGCTGAAGAAGGAAGG CTTTGGTGTCAAGGTTGTGGACTTCCAAGTGAATCCTCGGAGATGTGGCACTATAAATAGAAAGCACACATCCCCAGCTTTCCAGCCACCACTTCCACCTACTGAGGCTGGCATGCTGGCTCAGCCTGTAGCAGAGCAGCATTCACAGGGTTCTGTGGCTGAAACCAGCCCAGTAAGTGCAACTTTTGCTCCCTTTGCTGGCACAGCAGAACATTTACAAAGTCAAGGAAATGAGGATGTCAG TACCTCAAAGCCCAGGGACACTGCAGCTTCAACTACTCCTCCACCTGTGAGAAATGGTGGGCACTTGAGCACTATGCAGAACCAGCCGCAGTCATCCAGTAGCTCTAACCAGCTTTGTGTTAGTCAACCACAGAATGCTGCTGGTCCCAGCCCCCACGCAGTGAGGCGAG CTGTTAAAAAGCCTGCACCAGCACCTCCCAAGCCTCCACCTGGGCAGCCAGGAAACCATGGTTctactgcagcagctcagctACCTTCTGTCTCTCCAAAACCACCCCCAAgaagtccttctcctcctggtCAACTTACAAACGCTGGGGCAGTCCAGACTTCCACCTCTTCCCAGGTTTCTGCGCCTCGGAGATACTCCAGCAGCCTCTCCCCAATACAAGCTCCTAACCACCCACCTCCACAGCCCCCAACACAGGCtactcctccactgcaccctaAACTAAATAGTCAAGTATCTTCTCCACCTGCTGTACCTAGTGGCGAATATGGACCTGAACAGCCATCTTGTACTCCTCCTCAGACTCCAACGCCACCTGATACGCCTCCTCTAGGAAAACACAATGCTAGCTCAGCACTATTTCCGCTGCAGTCGTCTACCCAAGAAACTTCGCAGTCTCATTCTCCTCCTCAGACTGGTACATTATCGAGACCAAAGCCAGTACCAAAACCCCGGAACCGACCTAATgttcccccaccacctcatcctccTGTTTCTCAGTCATCTGGAGACAGTGTTCTTACAAATCCCACTCAAACTGCTTCCAAAATAATAACTG
- the ARHGAP17 gene encoding rho GTPase-activating protein 17 isoform X5, producing MKKQFNRMRLLANQTVGRAEKTEVLSEDLLQIERRLDTVRSVCHISQKRLIACFQGQYGTDADKRHKKLPLTAFAQNMQEGSVQLSDDTLLGKMLDTCGDAENKLAVELSHHEVQIEKEILDPLSLLTEGEIPNIQKQRKQLAKLVLDWDSARARYSQACKTSGTNFQMHPSKIDSLKEEMDEAGNKVEQCKDQLAADMYNFVSKEGEYARYFVMLLEAQADYHRKSLAVLEKALPEIQAHQDKWTEKPAFGTPLEEHLKRSGREIALPIEACVMMLLETGMKEEGLFRIAAGASKLKKLKAALDCSTSQLDEFYSDPHAVAGALKSYLRELPEPLMTYSLYEEWTQAANIQDQDKKLQELWKICARLPKANLANFRYLIKFLATLAQNSDINKMTPSNIAIVLGPNLLWAKTEGSLAEMAAATSVHVVAIIEPIIQHADWFFPEDVDFNVSGAFVALPATNSNHSSQLGSESESGTLERKRPVSMAVMEGDLLKKEGTSKPRDTAASTTPPPVRNGGHLSTMQNQPQSSSSSNQLCVSQPQNAAGPSPHAVRRAVKKPAPAPPKPPPGQPGNHGSTAAAQLPSVSPKPPPRSPSPPGQLTNAGAVQTSTSSQVSAPRRYSSSLSPIQAPNHPPPQPPTQATPPLHPKLNSQVSSPPAVPSGEYGPEQPSCTPPQTPTPPDTPPLGKHNASSALFPLQSSTQETSQSHSPPQTGTLSRPKPVPKPRNRPNVPPPPHPPVSQSSGDSVLTNPTQTASKIITDSNSNVQEPLRRLSSELPTESASKELHNHLVLNVDNDTESTAL from the exons GGCTGAGAAAACTGAAGTCCTCAGTGAAGATCTATTACAG ATTGAGAGACGTCTGGACACAGTGAGATCTGTTTGCCATATTTCACAGAAGCGGCTAATAGCATGTTTTCAGGGCCAGTATGGCACCGATGCTGATAAAAGACAT AAAAAGCTTCCTCTAACAGCTTTTGCTCAAAATATGCAAGAAGGATCTGTCCAGCTAAGCGATGACACTCTGTTGGG gaaGATGCTTGACACTTGCGGTGATGCAGAGAATAAACTGGCAGTAGAGCTCTCTCACCATGAGGTACAGATTGAAAAAGAAATTTTAGACCCACTAAGCCTACTAACAGAG GGAGAAATCCCCAATATTCAGAAGCAGAGGAAACAGCTTGCAAAGTTGGTTTTGGACTGGGATTCTGCAAGAGCTAG ATATAGCCAAGCCTGCAAGACTTCAGGAACTAATTTTCAAATGCATCCATCAAAAATAGATTCCCTTAAGGAAGAGATGGATGAGGCTGGAAATAAAGTAGAACAATGCAAG GATCAACTTGCTGCAGATATGTATAACTTTGTGTCCAAAGAAGGGGAATATGCCAGATACTTTGTCATG ttatTAGAAGCACAAGCAGATTACCATAGAAAATCATTAGCAGTCTTAGAAAAGGCCCTCCCTGAAATTCAAGCCCATCAAG ACAAATGGACAGAAAAGCCAGCCTTTGGAACGCCACTGGAAGAGCATCTCAAACGCAGTGGTCGTGAAATTGCACTCCCAATTGAAGCCTGTGTAATGATGCTCTTGGAAACAGGAATGAAGGAGGAG GGCTTATTCAGAATTGCTGCTGGAGCCTCCAAGTTAAAGAAACTGAAAGCTGCATTGGACTGTTCTACTTCCCAGCTCGATGAATTTTATTCAGACCCCCATGCTGTTGCAG GTGCCCTGAAGTCTTATTTACGAGAGTTGCCTGAACCTTTAATGACCTACAGTCTGTATGAAGAATGGACGCAAGCTGCAAA CATACAGGACCAGGACAAGAAGCTACAAGAATTATGGAAAATTTGTGCAAGATTGCCAAAGGCTAACCTAGCTAATTTCAG GTATCTAATCAAATTCCTAGCAACACTTGCACAGAACAGTGACATTAACAAAATGACCCCCAGCAACATTGCAATAGTGTTAGGCCCCAACTTGCTGTGGGCAAAGACTGAAGG ATCTCTTGCTGAAATGGCAGCAGCAACTTCTGTCCACGTGGTAGCAATTATAGAGCCAATAATTCAGCATGCAGACTGGTTCTTCCCTGAAG ATGTGGATTTTAATGTATCTGGAGCATTTGTTGCTTTACCTGCCACTAATTCCAATCACTCCTCCCAACTTGGGAGTGAGTCTGAGTCGGGGACACTGGAGAGGAAGAGGCCTGTCAGCATGGCTGTAATGGAAGGCGATTTGCTGAAGAAGGAAGG TACCTCAAAGCCCAGGGACACTGCAGCTTCAACTACTCCTCCACCTGTGAGAAATGGTGGGCACTTGAGCACTATGCAGAACCAGCCGCAGTCATCCAGTAGCTCTAACCAGCTTTGTGTTAGTCAACCACAGAATGCTGCTGGTCCCAGCCCCCACGCAGTGAGGCGAG CTGTTAAAAAGCCTGCACCAGCACCTCCCAAGCCTCCACCTGGGCAGCCAGGAAACCATGGTTctactgcagcagctcagctACCTTCTGTCTCTCCAAAACCACCCCCAAgaagtccttctcctcctggtCAACTTACAAACGCTGGGGCAGTCCAGACTTCCACCTCTTCCCAGGTTTCTGCGCCTCGGAGATACTCCAGCAGCCTCTCCCCAATACAAGCTCCTAACCACCCACCTCCACAGCCCCCAACACAGGCtactcctccactgcaccctaAACTAAATAGTCAAGTATCTTCTCCACCTGCTGTACCTAGTGGCGAATATGGACCTGAACAGCCATCTTGTACTCCTCCTCAGACTCCAACGCCACCTGATACGCCTCCTCTAGGAAAACACAATGCTAGCTCAGCACTATTTCCGCTGCAGTCGTCTACCCAAGAAACTTCGCAGTCTCATTCTCCTCCTCAGACTGGTACATTATCGAGACCAAAGCCAGTACCAAAACCCCGGAACCGACCTAATgttcccccaccacctcatcctccTGTTTCTCAGTCATCTGGAGACAGTGTTCTTACAAATCCCACTCAAACTGCTTCCAAAATAATAACTG